In Thunnus thynnus chromosome 20, fThuThy2.1, whole genome shotgun sequence, a single window of DNA contains:
- the ppa1a gene encoding inorganic pyrophosphatase 2, mitochondrial, whose product MSFTIEERGRPNTQEYRVFFKNSEGKYISPFHDIPIYANEAENIFHAVVEVPRWTNAKMEIATKDPLNPLKQDIKKGNLRYVANVFPHKGYIWNYGAIPQTWEDPNHKDGDTGCCGDNDPIDICDIGNKVCSRGEIIKVKVLGTLALIDEGETDWKVIVINTEDPEAGDFNNIDDVRRLKPGYLEATFDWFKRYKVPDGKPENQFAFDGQFKDRDFAIETVKSTHEFWKALISQKTNAGELNCMNTSVSDSPFCTSAGDAETVVNSASAFGAEDPIPSSVDKWFYYEK is encoded by the exons ATGAGCTTTACCATCGAGGAAAGGGGCAGGCCGAACACCCAGGAGTACAGGGTGTTTTTCA AAAACTCTGAGGGCAAATACATCTCTCCATTCCATGATATACCGATCTACGCAAATGAGGCAGAG AATATTTTTCACGCCGTTGTGGAGGTTCCAAGATGGACAAATGCAAAGATGGag ATTGCCACCAAAGATCCCCTCAACCCACTGAAGCAAGATATAAAAAAGGGGAATCTTCGTTATGTAGCGAATGTGTTTCCCCACAAAGGTTATATCTGGAATTACGGAGCTATTCCACAG ACGTGGGAAGACCCCAACCACAAGGACGGCGACACAGGATGCTGTGGAGACAATGATCCCATTGATATATGTGACATAGGAAATAAG GTGTGCTCTCGAGGAGAAATAATCAAAGTCAAGGTGTTGGGAACTCTGGCTCTGATAGATGAGGGTGAAACAGACTGGAAGGTCATTGTGATCAATACTGAGGACCCTGAAGCTGGGGACTTTAACA ATATCGATGATGTTAGAAGACTCAAGCCTGGATACCTGGAAGCGACTTTCGACTGGTTCAAAAGATACAAAGTCCCAGATGGGAAACCTGAAAACCAGTTTGCTTTCGATGGACAGTTCAAGGACAGG GACTTTGCTATTGAAACAGTGAAGAGCACTCATGagttttggaaagcactgaTCTCTCAGAAAACCAACGCTGGTGAACTAAATTG CATGAACACCAGCGTCTCCGATAGTCCGTTCTGCACCTCTGCTGGGGACGCTGAGACTGTGGTTAATTCT GCATCTGCTTTTGGAGCTGAAGATCCCATTCCAAGTtcag TTGACAAATGGTTCTACTATGAGAAGTAA
- the lrrc20 gene encoding leucine-rich repeat-containing protein 20, giving the protein MAEAVANVARRINATVEEGKDTLDLSNCKLISFPEGVFKVLRNVSQNIRLITLADNEMKAVSSKFFSTFTQLRELDLQGNVLTKLPDSVEEMQHLISINLANNNFSSFPEKLTEIATLERIDLEGNSITEIPVEKLSAMPALKWLNMKSNPLATDTQCALKSPLKFDVLSTMES; this is encoded by the exons ATGGCTGAGGCAGTCGCAAATGTGGCCCGAAGGATCAATGCGACCGTGGAGGAGGGGAAAGATACTTTGG acCTGTCAAATTGCAAGCTCATTTCTTTCCCAGAAGGCGTATTCAAGGTCTTGAGGAATGTTTCACAAAATATCCGTCTTATCACGTTGGCTGACAATGAGATGAAGGCCGTTTCCAGCAAATTCTTTTCAACCTTCACTCAGCTGAGAG AACTTGACCTGCAAGGGAATGTTCTCACCAAACTGCCTGACTCCGTGGAAGAAATGCAGCATCTGATCAGCATCAATCTGGCTAATAACAACTTTTCCAGCTTTCCTGAGAAGCTTACTGAAATAGCCACACTAGAGAGGATTGACCTGGAGGGAAATAGCATCACTG AAATACCAGTGGAGAAGCTGTCTGCCATGCCTGCACTGAAGTGGCTGAACATGAAGTCAAACCCTTTGGCCACAGATACCCAATGTGCTCTGAAATCTCCCCTTAAATTTGACGTTTTGTCTACAATGGAGTCCTAA